A window from Zavarzinia compransoris encodes these proteins:
- a CDS encoding radical SAM protein — MPGPDGDRRRHDNRSRARREYAAGAVTLAARPRFLIVELTRKCNLSCDMCRPPSLNRSAGSMAPELFERLAAELFPYAEVVDLRGWGESLILPDFEARLARTAASGAAVRIVTNLSFERPAVLDALAAAGAYVGVSLDGATAATLRHLRRGARLDLIERNLLHLSGALARHGFGDRLCLYVTCQAPNLDELGAIVDLAGRCGVGDIRFAPVTGAAGTALALPDDVARLRAAVAAAEQRAAHWGIRASLTASLVDWPAPVPGDSACLHPWTHCYIAADGRIGFCDHLIGPAGDPYLMGDLNAAGFEAIWNGPAWCALRREHLGARAPTAPQFDECAWCYRNRHLDSEDLLEPALCDKRLLLSKVTWP; from the coding sequence ATGCCTGGACCTGACGGCGATCGCCGGCGCCACGACAACAGGAGCCGCGCGCGGCGGGAATATGCCGCCGGGGCCGTCACGCTCGCCGCGCGCCCGCGCTTCCTGATCGTCGAGCTGACCCGGAAATGCAACCTGTCCTGCGACATGTGCCGCCCGCCGTCTCTCAACCGCAGCGCCGGCTCGATGGCGCCCGAATTGTTCGAGCGCCTGGCCGCCGAACTGTTTCCCTATGCCGAGGTCGTCGACCTGCGCGGCTGGGGGGAAAGCCTGATCCTGCCCGATTTCGAGGCCCGCCTCGCCCGGACGGCGGCGAGCGGCGCCGCCGTCCGCATCGTCACCAACCTCTCCTTCGAGCGGCCGGCGGTGCTGGACGCGCTGGCCGCCGCCGGGGCCTATGTCGGCGTCTCGCTCGACGGCGCGACCGCGGCCACCCTGCGGCACCTGCGCCGCGGCGCCCGCCTCGACCTGATCGAGCGGAACCTGCTCCATCTCTCCGGCGCCCTGGCCCGGCACGGCTTCGGCGACCGGCTCTGCCTTTACGTCACCTGCCAGGCGCCCAACCTCGATGAACTCGGCGCCATCGTCGATCTGGCCGGGCGCTGCGGCGTCGGCGATATCCGCTTCGCCCCGGTCACCGGCGCCGCCGGCACGGCGCTGGCCCTGCCGGACGATGTCGCCCGCCTGCGCGCCGCCGTGGCGGCGGCGGAACAGCGGGCGGCGCATTGGGGGATCAGGGCCAGCCTGACCGCATCGCTGGTCGACTGGCCGGCGCCGGTGCCCGGGGACAGCGCCTGCCTTCACCCCTGGACCCATTGCTATATCGCCGCCGACGGCCGCATCGGCTTCTGCGACCACCTGATCGGGCCGGCGGGCGATCCCTATCTCATGGGCGACCTGAACGCCGCCGGTTTCGAGGCGATCTGGAACGGCCCCGCCTGGTGTGCGCTGCGCCGGGAACACCTGGGCGCGCGCGCGCCGACCGCGCCGCAGTTCGACGAATGCGCCTGGTGCTACCGCAACCGCCACCTCGACAGCGAGGACCTGCTGGAACCGGCCCTGTGCGATAAGCGCCTGCTGCTGTCGAAAGTCACCTGGCCATGA
- a CDS encoding 3-dehydroquinate synthase family protein codes for MSTRSFDLAFDGIAIATEILHRRPARIAAAVAALDPDRLLVLTDDRVLDACGGALLPLLRELCPVLVLSGPDGEGLKSLGHLSACLEQALAWGATRRSVVVGFGGGVVGNLAGLAAALLFRGLRLVQVPTSLLAMHDSVLSLKQAVNSAAGKNLIGTYYVPERILIDTGFLDSLPLREWRSGMAEAVKNALAVRPAMLPRLKEMLTPALDLSPADRHWLLETCLDAKCEVMAADRCEKKAAIVLEYGHTVGHAVELAAARHAAVGAISHGEAVGLGMLAAARVAASRCGLPAADADLHRDLLARMGAPLELPPALASADVMALVARDNKRGYIRPGDGAAAMVLLEGIGKVAGDPALPLLPVDLSLIERCLRPPPAAAGIRARADEAVDVFMITDGRRGFGPAAIASVLGQSYRGPIDLWLIEDGGDNARPWCEALTLPAHVRLRHRRLDAAGTHPLVRVSRLRNRATGLGTAPLIAFIDDDNLWEPGHLASLARSLRRSGAAAAHSWRRLIDGRGRPVVPRRFPWRHPDDPMAAGLLDACRRTGIFSERDAVVRDRVSAPCDGEDFGMVDMGEWLLRRSLFECFRFAEDYTADERAAMVGEDDKLLRHLRANGIATVCTGRATLRYRLGGFSNAWT; via the coding sequence ATGTCGACGCGGAGCTTTGACCTCGCCTTCGACGGGATCGCCATCGCCACCGAGATCCTGCACCGCCGGCCGGCGCGGATCGCGGCGGCGGTCGCCGCCCTCGACCCCGACCGCCTGCTGGTGCTGACCGACGACCGCGTGCTCGATGCCTGCGGCGGGGCCCTGCTGCCGCTGCTGCGCGAGCTTTGCCCGGTGCTGGTGCTCTCGGGGCCGGACGGCGAAGGGCTGAAATCGCTCGGCCATCTCTCGGCCTGCCTCGAACAGGCGCTGGCCTGGGGGGCGACGCGGCGGTCGGTCGTGGTCGGCTTCGGCGGCGGCGTCGTCGGCAATCTCGCCGGTCTCGCCGCCGCCCTGCTGTTCCGCGGCCTGCGCCTCGTGCAGGTGCCGACGAGCCTGCTCGCCATGCATGATTCCGTGCTGTCGCTGAAGCAGGCGGTCAACAGCGCCGCCGGCAAGAACCTGATCGGCACCTATTACGTGCCGGAGCGCATCCTGATCGACACCGGCTTCCTCGACAGCCTGCCGTTGCGGGAATGGCGCTCGGGCATGGCGGAAGCGGTGAAGAACGCCCTGGCGGTCCGGCCCGCGATGCTGCCCCGGCTGAAGGAGATGCTGACCCCCGCCCTCGACCTGTCGCCGGCGGACCGGCACTGGCTGCTGGAAACCTGCCTCGACGCCAAATGCGAGGTCATGGCCGCCGACCGCTGCGAGAAGAAGGCCGCGATCGTGCTCGAATACGGCCATACGGTCGGCCATGCCGTCGAACTGGCGGCGGCGCGGCATGCGGCGGTCGGCGCGATCAGCCACGGCGAGGCGGTCGGCCTCGGCATGCTGGCGGCGGCCCGGGTCGCCGCCAGCCGCTGCGGCCTGCCCGCCGCCGACGCCGACCTGCACCGCGACCTGCTGGCGCGGATGGGGGCGCCCCTGGAACTGCCGCCCGCCCTGGCGTCGGCGGACGTCATGGCCCTGGTCGCGCGCGACAACAAGCGCGGTTACATCCGGCCGGGCGACGGTGCGGCGGCCATGGTGCTGCTGGAGGGGATCGGCAAGGTTGCCGGCGATCCCGCCCTGCCCCTGCTGCCGGTCGACCTGTCCCTGATCGAGCGCTGCCTGCGCCCGCCGCCCGCGGCCGCCGGCATCCGCGCCCGCGCGGACGAGGCGGTCGACGTCTTCATGATCACGGACGGGCGGCGCGGCTTCGGCCCGGCCGCGATCGCAAGCGTGCTCGGCCAGTCCTATCGCGGCCCGATCGATCTCTGGCTGATCGAGGACGGCGGCGACAATGCCCGCCCCTGGTGCGAGGCGCTGACGCTGCCGGCCCATGTCCGCCTTCGCCACCGGCGGCTCGATGCCGCCGGCACGCATCCGCTGGTCCGGGTCAGCCGGCTGCGGAACCGGGCGACCGGCCTCGGCACGGCGCCCCTGATCGCCTTCATCGACGACGACAACCTGTGGGAACCCGGGCATCTCGCCTCGCTGGCCCGGAGCCTGCGGCGGAGCGGCGCCGCCGCGGCGCACAGCTGGCGCCGGCTGATCGACGGCCGCGGCCGCCCCGTCGTCCCGCGCCGTTTCCCCTGGCGCCACCCGGACGATCCGATGGCGGCGGGCCTGCTCGACGCCTGCCGCCGGACCGGGATCTTTTCCGAGCGGGACGCCGTCGTCCGCGACCGCGTTTCCGCCCCCTGCGACGGCGAGGATTTCGGCATGGTCGACATGGGCGAATGGCTGCTGCGCCGCTCGCTCTTCGAGTGCTTCCGTTTCGCCGAGGATTACACGGCGGACGAACGCGCCGCCATGGTCGGGGAGGACGACAAGCTCCTCCGCCACCTGCGGGCGAACGGCATCGCCACCGTCTGCACCGGGCGGGCGACGCTGCGCTACCGGCTGGGAGGATTTTCCAATGCCTGGACCTGA
- a CDS encoding UDP-glucuronic acid decarboxylase family protein, translating to MADIVLVTGGAGLIGSHLCERLLSMGRRVICLDDFSSGSSRNIRHLKPKARFAVLHHDVTQPLDLEVGQIFNLACPASPRQYQRDPVSTVLTSVIGTKNMLDLARRTGSRLLQASTSEVYGDPAVHPQDENYRGNVSTIGPRACYDEGKRCAETLCADYRHRHGVTAGIARIFNTYGPRMHPDDGRVVSNFILQALTGAPLTIFGDGRQTRSFCHVDDTVDALLAFMAAGPATLGPINLGNPEEISMIDLAERILALTGSRSRLEFHPLPGDDPCRRRPDITRARTELGWRPRIALDEGLTRTIAYFEDLLSETGTVAATPVPGPGAFPAGIVHVDAEL from the coding sequence ATGGCGGATATTGTATTGGTTACAGGCGGGGCGGGCCTCATCGGCAGCCATCTGTGCGAGCGATTGCTGTCGATGGGCCGCCGCGTCATCTGTCTCGACGATTTCTCGAGCGGCAGCAGCCGGAACATCCGCCACCTGAAGCCGAAGGCCCGCTTCGCGGTGCTGCACCACGACGTCACCCAGCCCCTCGATCTGGAGGTCGGGCAGATCTTCAACCTGGCCTGCCCGGCCTCCCCCCGCCAATACCAGCGCGATCCGGTCTCGACCGTCCTCACCTCGGTCATCGGCACCAAGAACATGCTCGACCTGGCGCGGCGGACCGGCAGCCGCCTGCTCCAGGCCTCGACCTCGGAAGTCTACGGCGATCCCGCCGTCCATCCGCAGGACGAGAACTATCGCGGCAATGTCAGCACCATCGGCCCGCGCGCCTGCTACGACGAGGGCAAGCGCTGCGCCGAGACGCTCTGCGCCGACTACCGACACCGCCACGGCGTAACCGCCGGGATCGCCCGCATCTTCAATACCTACGGCCCGCGCATGCATCCGGACGACGGCCGGGTGGTCTCGAACTTCATCCTCCAGGCCCTGACCGGGGCGCCGCTCACGATCTTCGGCGACGGCCGCCAGACCCGCAGCTTCTGCCATGTCGACGATACGGTCGACGCCCTCCTGGCCTTCATGGCGGCCGGCCCCGCCACGCTCGGCCCGATCAACCTCGGCAATCCCGAGGAAATCAGCATGATCGATCTCGCGGAAAGGATCCTCGCCCTCACCGGGTCGCGCTCGCGCCTCGAATTCCACCCCCTGCCCGGCGACGATCCCTGCCGCCGCCGCCCCGACATCACCCGCGCCCGGACCGAACTGGGCTGGAGACCGCGCATCGCGCTCGACGAGGGCCTGACCCGCACCATCGCCTATTTCGAAGACCTGCTCAGCGAAACCGGCACCGTTGCCGCCACGCCCGTCCCCGGGCCCGGCGCCTTCCCGGCGGGAATCGTCCATGTCGACGCGGAGCTTTGA